CCAGTTCGAGGCGTCTTCCCAACAGCCTGAAGAGGGGCCCGAGTCCAGGCTCTGGCACATCACGCTCAGCGTCGCCGGGCAGGAGGCCCCGCTCGCCGAGGTGCGGCGCGCTCTCGAACAGCTCGCGCACGACCACCCCTTTCTGCTGACCAGCCGATACGCCAACGACCACGCGGAGATCCGCTACTGGGAGGAGGCGCGCGATCTGCACGACGCCGCCGCCGTCGCCCTGCGGCTGTGGGGCGAGCACCGCGCCTCGGCCAAGCTGCCGCCCTGGGAGATCGTCGGCCTTGAGGTGATCGGCCGGGCGACCTACCACCAGCGCGTCGCCGAGGGCTACGGCCCACCGCCCGCGACCCCGGTGGGCGTGCACCCGTTCTGAGCCGGCCGCTGAGACGAGCCGGCCGCTGAGACGAGCCGGCCGCTGAGACGAGCCGGCCCGCCGCAATGGGACGGCCCGCCGTGAGACGGTCCGCACCCTGCCGTCCGGCGCGGTTACGATGCGCGGCATGAGCGCATCACACACCCAGGAGCAGGCGCAGGACACTCCCGTCACGGCCACCGCACGCCGCGCGAGGACAGCCGCGGCGGCGCTCGCCCCGGCGCCCCGCACCCTGCGGGACGCGGCGCTGCTGGCGGTCGCCGACGCGCTCGTCGCCCGCACCGGGGAGATCGTCGCTGCCAACGCCGAGGACGTCGCCAAGGCGCGCGCCGAGGCCACCCCCGACTCCGTCGTCGACCGCCTCACGCTCACCCCCGAGCGGGTCGCCGCCATCGCCTCCGACGTCCGCGACGTCGTCGCGCTGCCCGACCCGGTCGGCCAGGTGCAGCGCGGCTCGACGCTGCCCAACGGGCTGGAGCTGCGCCAGGTGCGCGTCCCCCTCGGCGTCGTCGGGATCATCTACGAGGCCCGCCCCAACGTCACCGTTGACGCCGCGGCCCTGTGCCTCAAGTCCGGCAACGCCGTCCTGCTGCGCGGCTCGTCCTCCGCGCACGCCTCCAACACCGCGCTGACCGAGGTGCTCCGCGACGCCGTCGCCTCAGCCGGGCTCCCCGCCGACGCCGTACAGCTGGTGCCCGGCGTCAGCAGGGAGAGCGTCACGGAACTGATGCGCGCACGCGGCCTGGTGGACGTGCTGATCCCGCGCGGCGGTGCCTCCCTCATCAAGACCGTGGTCGAACAGTCCACCGTCCCCGTGATCGAGACGGGTACCGGCAACTGCCACGTCTACGTCGACGAGCGCGCCGACATCGACACCGCGCTCGCCATCCTCGTCAACTCCAAGGCCCAGCGCCCCAGCGTCTGCAACGCCGCCGAGACCGTGCTCGTACACGCCGGGATCGCGGAGGACTTCGTCCCGCGCGCCTTCGAAGCCCTCACCGGGGCCGGGGTCACGGTGCACGGCGACACCGCCTGGCAGTCCGTGGGCGGCGGGTCCGTGCTGCCGGCCACCGACGAGGACTGGGGCAACGAGTACCTCTCGTACGACATCGCCGCCGCCGTCGTGCCCTCGCTCGACGCCGCCGTCGAACACATCCGCACCTGGACCTCCGGGCACACCGAGGCCATCGTCACCACCGACGCCGCCGCTGCCCGCCGCTTCACGGCACTGGTGGACTCGGCGGCCGTCATGGTGAACGCCTCGACCCGCTTCACGGACGGCGCGCAGTTCGGCTTCGGCGCCGAGATCGGCATCTCCACGCAGAAGCTCCACGCGCGCGGGCCGATGGGTCTGCCGGAGCTGACCTCCACGAAATACGTGGTCACGGGGGACGGCCACATCAGGCACTGAATTCCCGCTCACTCTGCCCAAATTGACCGCATAGGTCTACGCTGGACTTCGTGCCGGACGACGTGGGGGGTCAGCCGTTCCAGGACGGTGAGGAGCCCGACAACCGCGACCACGGGCCAGCGGACGACGAGTTCGCCTCCGTGGTGCTCGACGAGGACTTCGTGCGCTCCGCCGAGGTCCACGAGCCCACCGCGGCGGAACGGATACTCGCGGCGGCCCAGTCGCACGCCGAGAGCGAGATCCCCCGCATCCTGGAGGAAGGCTTCGGATACGGGCGCGGAGAGGGCGAGTTCCCCCTCGACGACGAAGACCCCGACGACGACGAGGGCCGCTTCGACCGCTCGGACTACGAAGCGGACTTCCCCGGCCAGACGCCGTACGCCGACTACGCC
This sequence is a window from Streptomyces sp. NBC_01775. Protein-coding genes within it:
- a CDS encoding glutamate-5-semialdehyde dehydrogenase, with the protein product MRGMSASHTQEQAQDTPVTATARRARTAAAALAPAPRTLRDAALLAVADALVARTGEIVAANAEDVAKARAEATPDSVVDRLTLTPERVAAIASDVRDVVALPDPVGQVQRGSTLPNGLELRQVRVPLGVVGIIYEARPNVTVDAAALCLKSGNAVLLRGSSSAHASNTALTEVLRDAVASAGLPADAVQLVPGVSRESVTELMRARGLVDVLIPRGGASLIKTVVEQSTVPVIETGTGNCHVYVDERADIDTALAILVNSKAQRPSVCNAAETVLVHAGIAEDFVPRAFEALTGAGVTVHGDTAWQSVGGGSVLPATDEDWGNEYLSYDIAAAVVPSLDAAVEHIRTWTSGHTEAIVTTDAAAARRFTALVDSAAVMVNASTRFTDGAQFGFGAEIGISTQKLHARGPMGLPELTSTKYVVTGDGHIRH